From Bradyrhizobium symbiodeficiens, the proteins below share one genomic window:
- a CDS encoding TIGR00645 family protein, producing the protein MSVEPSPQSEPRAEPRAPLPRLGLLPMIIFGSRWLQLPLYLGLIVAQCVYIVLFLKELWHLSWHAIDLTEQQIMMSVLALIDVVMISNLLVMVIVGGYETFVSRLDLQGHPDEPEWLGHVNASVLKIKLAMAIIGISSIALLRTFIEAGNLGLDRAGYTETGVMWQVLIHLTFVVSAIGIAYVDKLGDSGGRKHAG; encoded by the coding sequence ATGTCGGTTGAGCCTTCACCCCAATCCGAACCTCGTGCCGAACCCCGCGCGCCCCTGCCGCGCCTGGGCCTGCTGCCGATGATCATCTTCGGCTCGCGCTGGCTGCAACTGCCGCTCTATCTCGGACTGATCGTGGCGCAATGCGTCTACATCGTGCTGTTCCTCAAGGAGCTCTGGCACCTCTCCTGGCACGCGATCGACCTTACCGAGCAGCAGATCATGATGAGCGTGCTCGCGCTGATCGACGTCGTGATGATCTCCAATCTGCTCGTGATGGTGATCGTCGGCGGCTACGAGACATTCGTCTCGCGGCTCGACCTGCAGGGCCATCCCGACGAGCCGGAATGGCTCGGCCACGTCAACGCGAGCGTGCTCAAGATCAAGCTCGCCATGGCCATCATCGGCATCTCCTCGATCGCGCTGCTGCGCACCTTCATCGAGGCCGGCAATCTCGGCTTGGACCGCGCCGGCTACACCGAGACCGGCGTGATGTGGCAGGTGCTGATCCACCTCACCTTCGTCGTCTCGGCGATCGGCATTGCCTACGTCGACAAGCTCGGCGATTCCGGCGGGCGCAAGCATGCGGGGTGA